A window from Chloroflexota bacterium encodes these proteins:
- a CDS encoding CPBP family intramembrane metalloprotease, translating to MQSTPPSLQQSEHDTPKPPLEWRGIGVFLGCAFGVTWGVWGIVFLLGGLENLLVFTVGSLLAMWGPGVAAIFCSRYITPMSKRDLGLQRGYLERYVSIYFFVILFLVAAMGLSVGLGLQEVNATLEPLSSEIADQQYPFNDPILVVFINIITAFTLAAMINSLFALGEELGWRGYLLAKLAPLGMSRASLLIGVIWGVWHAPAIFMGYNYPGHPLLGALFMVWFAIGWSVIFTWLRQVTHSVLAAAFGHGLLNAVAGLPLLLLLDTDSLIRAPLGITGLVPLTLLAVLVFGLLRRQEREGVESAA from the coding sequence TTGCAGTCAACACCGCCTTCTTTGCAGCAGTCTGAGCACGACACTCCCAAGCCCCCGCTGGAGTGGCGCGGCATTGGGGTTTTCTTGGGTTGTGCTTTCGGTGTGACGTGGGGAGTGTGGGGGATCGTCTTCCTGCTGGGCGGCCTTGAGAACTTGCTTGTCTTTACGGTGGGGTCTCTGCTTGCGATGTGGGGACCGGGCGTAGCCGCCATATTCTGCAGCCGGTACATCACGCCCATGTCCAAGCGCGACCTCGGCCTGCAGCGCGGCTACCTGGAGCGCTACGTCAGCATCTACTTCTTCGTAATTCTCTTTCTCGTTGCCGCGATGGGCCTTAGTGTTGGACTGGGCCTTCAGGAGGTCAATGCCACCCTTGAACCGCTGAGCAGCGAAATTGCAGACCAACAGTACCCCTTCAACGATCCGATTCTGGTGGTGTTCATCAACATCATAACCGCCTTTACGCTGGCAGCAATGATCAACAGCCTCTTTGCGCTCGGTGAGGAACTTGGCTGGCGCGGCTACTTGCTGGCAAAGTTGGCGCCGCTCGGCATGAGCCGCGCGAGTTTACTTATCGGCGTCATCTGGGGAGTGTGGCATGCGCCGGCCATCTTCATGGGCTACAACTATCCCGGTCACCCGCTGTTGGGCGCCCTCTTCATGGTCTGGTTCGCGATTGGGTGGAGCGTCATCTTTACATGGCTCCGCCAGGTGACACACAGCGTGCTGGCTGCCGCTTTCGGTCACGGCCTCCTCAACGCCGTCGCCGGACTTCCACTGCTCCTTCTGCTAGACACAGATTCTCTCATTCGGGCGCCGCTTGGCATCACCGGCCTCGTGCCGCTGACATTGCTGGCAGTGCTGGTCTTCGGGCTGCTGCGAAGACAAGAACGCGAGGGTGTGGAATCGGCGGCGTGA
- a CDS encoding M24 family metallopeptidase produces the protein MSEELEAKHERIAQFLAGQSLDALVLGRVANFAWATGGRDGFIMVATEHAAAHLIYTADEKALVADRIEMPRFQGEEGLMPPEWTPIAPYWHADRAQMVHWNTVAQGKRTGADSDIPGAQKLPGDIARLRYQLLPEEIKRYRALGRAAAHVLELVAHEIAPGMSEHAIAGAIAGKAIAQGLQAALTLVATDERIFNYRHPIPTAKSLDKYAMLVLCARQHGLICSVTRFVHFGEIPEEIRTKSAACAQVDAAFILGSVPGRPARDVFAEAVNEYTKAGYADEWRYHHQGGACGYESRDYKASPVSQEVILENQAFAWNPSIAGVKSEDTTLVTASGIDVLTAASADWPMISVEWQGKTIERPAILQR, from the coding sequence ATGTCAGAAGAGTTAGAAGCCAAACATGAGCGCATCGCCCAATTTCTCGCGGGACAGAGTCTCGACGCTCTCGTCCTCGGGCGTGTGGCGAACTTTGCCTGGGCGACAGGCGGACGCGACGGCTTCATCATGGTTGCCACCGAACATGCCGCGGCGCACCTGATCTACACTGCCGATGAGAAAGCCCTGGTGGCGGATCGCATTGAGATGCCGCGATTTCAAGGCGAAGAAGGTCTCATGCCACCTGAGTGGACGCCGATAGCACCCTACTGGCACGCCGACCGGGCCCAAATGGTCCACTGGAACACGGTGGCCCAAGGCAAGCGTACCGGCGCCGACTCCGACATCCCGGGCGCGCAGAAGCTCCCCGGTGACATCGCGCGACTGCGCTATCAACTGCTGCCTGAAGAGATCAAGCGTTATCGCGCGCTGGGCCGGGCTGCCGCGCACGTGCTCGAGTTAGTTGCCCACGAGATCGCGCCCGGCATGTCAGAACATGCGATTGCCGGCGCAATTGCCGGTAAAGCCATCGCTCAGGGTCTCCAGGCGGCATTAACGCTCGTGGCGACCGATGAGCGCATCTTCAATTACCGGCACCCCATCCCTACGGCAAAGTCGCTGGATAAGTACGCCATGCTTGTGCTGTGCGCGCGCCAACACGGCCTCATCTGTTCAGTGACGCGCTTTGTGCACTTTGGGGAAATTCCCGAGGAGATTCGGACAAAGTCAGCCGCCTGCGCGCAGGTAGACGCAGCCTTTATCCTCGGTTCGGTGCCGGGCCGCCCGGCGCGCGACGTCTTTGCCGAGGCCGTGAACGAGTACACCAAGGCCGGATATGCGGACGAATGGCGGTATCACCACCAGGGTGGGGCGTGCGGCTACGAGTCACGCGACTACAAGGCGTCGCCTGTGAGCCAAGAGGTAATTCTTGAGAATCAAGCCTTTGCGTGGAACCCGAGCATCGCGGGCGTAAAGAGCGAGGACACAACCCTCGTAACCGCGAGCGGGATCGACGTCCTCACCGCCGCTTCTGCCGATTGGCCGATGATTTCAGTGGAGTGGCAAGGCAAGACGATTGAACGGCCTGCCATCCTCCAACGATAG
- the rdgB gene encoding RdgB/HAM1 family non-canonical purine NTP pyrophosphatase, giving the protein MNPKPPLLVLATGNPNKVVELRHLLQDVFISPVTATDLGLALPAEEPYATFRENAAHKALSVARQTDLLVLGEDSGLEVDALDGRPGVHSKRYSGPQGDARANNDKLLDDLRNVPWPQRKARFRCVLALASADKVLFTATGECAGIIANESRGSGGFGYDPLFYLPERNRTMAELSANDKNRISHRSRALVKARAFIRQYAVEAEAP; this is encoded by the coding sequence TTGAACCCCAAACCCCCACTCCTAGTTCTTGCGACCGGGAACCCCAATAAGGTTGTTGAACTCCGGCACCTCCTGCAGGACGTCTTCATATCGCCCGTAACCGCCACCGACCTGGGACTAGCATTGCCTGCGGAGGAACCGTACGCAACCTTTCGGGAAAACGCAGCGCACAAAGCGCTGTCTGTCGCGCGGCAGACAGACCTCCTCGTGCTGGGTGAGGATTCAGGGCTCGAAGTTGACGCGCTCGATGGAAGACCCGGTGTACACTCAAAGCGCTACAGCGGCCCCCAAGGAGATGCAAGAGCCAACAACGACAAGTTGCTGGACGACCTCAGAAACGTACCCTGGCCACAGCGCAAGGCCCGCTTCCGGTGTGTCCTGGCGCTGGCATCTGCCGATAAGGTACTGTTTACTGCGACCGGGGAGTGTGCAGGGATAATCGCGAACGAGTCCCGCGGCAGCGGAGGCTTTGGCTACGACCCACTGTTTTACTTGCCGGAACGGAACCGGACCATGGCCGAACTCTCGGCCAACGACAAGAATCGGATCAGCCACCGTTCCCGTGCCCTTGTGAAAGCACGGGCATTCATACGACAATATGCTGTAGAAGCCGAGGCGCCGTGA
- the dnaA gene encoding chromosomal replication initiator protein DnaA, protein MSTLDSRTLWQTVLGELELEVPRGQFTAWLRNTHLIDANSSPVRVGVPHTFAKEVVERNYHALVQQILARLCNREVTVVYEVSSSVPEAMGQDTPAASVTAATPDSQELEQTQLRRGSGTQSMVNERFTFDRFVIGAGNRLAAAGAQAVAERPADAYNPLFLYGGAGLGKTHLLHAISNYVMHSQTERHIVYVTCETFTNEFIRAIQNKRIDEFRDRYRSADIILIDDVQFLAGKEQTQEEFFHTFNAYHEFGKQIVLSSDRPPKSIETLTERLRSRFVWGLIADIQPPDLETRIAILSERAEEEHVKVSDDVLEFLANHLVSNVRELEGSLTRLLAFAKLNEQEPTRDLAMEVLDGLLFNVRKDAFTPEQILDAVATHYRVPVTDLVGPKRDKTIVRPRQIAMYIMREETKLSLPEVGRVLGGRDHTTVMYGCDKIGKELEQSTELEQEIASVWHILRPAR, encoded by the coding sequence ATGTCCACCTTAGACTCACGAACCCTTTGGCAAACTGTTCTCGGGGAACTTGAACTCGAAGTGCCCCGCGGTCAGTTCACTGCCTGGCTCCGAAATACGCATCTCATCGATGCCAATAGCTCTCCAGTTAGAGTTGGTGTGCCGCATACCTTTGCCAAAGAGGTGGTAGAGCGGAATTACCACGCTCTGGTGCAGCAGATACTGGCACGCCTTTGCAACCGGGAGGTCACGGTCGTGTACGAGGTGTCCTCATCCGTACCGGAGGCCATGGGTCAAGACACTCCTGCAGCCAGTGTGACGGCTGCTACGCCAGACTCCCAGGAATTAGAGCAGACACAACTGCGGCGAGGTAGCGGCACACAAAGCATGGTGAACGAGAGATTTACGTTCGACCGCTTTGTTATCGGCGCGGGGAATCGATTGGCCGCCGCCGGAGCGCAGGCCGTGGCGGAACGTCCGGCGGATGCATACAATCCGCTCTTTCTCTACGGTGGCGCAGGTCTGGGGAAGACCCACCTGCTCCATGCTATTAGCAATTATGTAATGCACTCGCAGACTGAACGCCACATCGTCTACGTCACGTGCGAGACCTTTACGAACGAGTTCATCCGGGCGATTCAAAACAAACGCATCGATGAATTTCGCGACCGCTACCGCAGCGCCGACATTATCCTGATTGACGACGTACAATTCCTCGCCGGCAAAGAGCAGACCCAAGAAGAATTCTTCCATACATTCAACGCTTACCATGAATTCGGCAAGCAGATTGTGCTTTCGAGCGATAGGCCGCCAAAGAGCATCGAGACTCTCACCGAACGCTTGCGGAGCCGCTTTGTGTGGGGTCTCATTGCTGACATCCAGCCCCCAGACCTGGAAACCCGCATTGCAATCCTCAGCGAGAGAGCCGAGGAAGAACATGTGAAAGTGTCGGATGATGTCCTTGAGTTCTTAGCCAACCACCTCGTGAGCAACGTTAGAGAGTTGGAGGGCTCGCTGACCCGCCTCTTGGCGTTTGCGAAGTTAAACGAACAAGAGCCAACGCGGGACTTGGCGATGGAAGTCCTGGACGGTCTACTCTTCAATGTCCGGAAAGACGCCTTTACACCTGAACAGATCCTCGATGCCGTTGCTACGCACTACCGGGTACCGGTGACGGACCTCGTCGGTCCCAAGCGCGACAAGACGATTGTCCGTCCGCGCCAGATTGCAATGTATATAATGCGGGAAGAAACCAAGCTTTCGTTGCCGGAAGTCGGCAGAGTACTTGGCGGCCGGGATCACACCACCGTGATGTACGGCTGCGACAAAATTGGCAAAGAACTCGAACAGAGCACTGAACTGGAGCAAGAGATAGCGAGCGTGTGGCATATCTTGCGGCCCGCTCGGTAA
- the trxA gene encoding thioredoxin: MAEPITVTDDSFTSDVTESALPVVVDFWASWCGPCKMVEPIVKELANELEGKVVFAKVNTDDNLETPTRLGVQGIPTLIFFSGGQEVGRVVGFRPKAQLLKAIEADLLQTAS; encoded by the coding sequence ATGGCTGAGCCAATTACCGTGACGGATGATAGCTTTACAAGTGACGTTACAGAGTCCGCTCTGCCTGTAGTCGTAGACTTTTGGGCATCCTGGTGCGGTCCCTGCAAGATGGTTGAACCGATCGTCAAAGAGTTGGCAAATGAGCTTGAAGGCAAGGTAGTCTTTGCCAAGGTCAACACGGACGACAATTTGGAAACGCCAACGCGGCTAGGCGTTCAAGGAATACCAACTCTCATCTTCTTCAGCGGCGGCCAAGAGGTTGGGAGGGTCGTGGGCTTTCGCCCCAAAGCGCAATTGCTCAAGGCTATCGAAGCCGACCTCTTGCAGACTGCTTCTTAG
- a CDS encoding fused MFS/spermidine synthase → MSRTSRTLLILIVFVGGISSLGTEIALSRLIAPFFGTSLFVWANVIGFTLLYLTLGYYLGGRLADRYPREEVLYQLTAVAAVLIGVLPFVSRPILQYSQVAFATYSLGVFWGSLLVVLLLLAVPITLLGCVSPFAIRLSLEDGDVRQSGSVAGQLYAISTVGSLLGAFLPTLVLVPNIGTRNTFLAFAFTLLILSIIALGRRRLYPLIFVLVLVGLAIVPQVTIKPAEEGVVIEETESAYNYIRVIELADSTRLLELNEGQATHSIYHPEQLLTGGPWDYYLVAPYFAPNVAPADLQHVLMIGLGAGTVPKQMTQIYGPIKIVGVEIDPEIVEIGRKFFDMTEPNLEVVAQDGRYFLMTDDRKYDLIGTDAYQQPYIPFQMTTKEYFEHVRDRLTPNGVAVINVGRTSTDFRLVHTIAGTMKAVFPNVYIIDIPGTINSIVVATNQASSPQDYLENIQPLLVSQDVDDRLRIVLSVASEHYRELTTVDTQTFTDDLAPVEQLIHTMILDVAQGE, encoded by the coding sequence ATGTCGAGAACTTCACGCACTCTTCTTATCCTCATTGTCTTTGTGGGCGGCATTTCAAGTTTAGGGACGGAGATTGCTTTGTCCCGGCTCATCGCCCCGTTCTTCGGCACATCGCTCTTCGTTTGGGCAAACGTCATCGGGTTTACGCTTCTTTACCTGACATTAGGCTACTACCTCGGCGGCCGTTTGGCCGACCGCTATCCCCGGGAGGAAGTGCTCTACCAGTTGACAGCGGTGGCAGCGGTACTGATTGGTGTGCTGCCGTTTGTCTCCCGCCCCATCCTGCAATACTCCCAGGTTGCATTCGCCACCTACTCTCTTGGCGTCTTTTGGGGTTCACTCTTAGTGGTGTTGCTCCTGCTGGCGGTCCCCATTACGTTGCTCGGTTGTGTTTCGCCCTTTGCGATCCGGTTGTCCCTGGAAGATGGAGACGTGCGGCAATCAGGCAGCGTGGCCGGCCAGCTCTATGCAATCTCGACCGTCGGCAGTTTGCTCGGCGCATTCTTGCCCACGCTCGTGCTGGTCCCAAACATCGGCACGCGCAACACGTTTCTCGCGTTTGCCTTCACGCTGCTCATCCTCTCAATCATCGCCTTAGGTAGAAGGAGACTCTATCCGCTTATCTTCGTGCTCGTGCTTGTGGGGCTGGCAATTGTGCCTCAAGTGACGATCAAGCCTGCGGAGGAAGGAGTCGTCATTGAAGAAACGGAGTCGGCGTACAACTACATTCGCGTGATCGAGCTCGCAGACAGCACGCGCTTGCTCGAGCTGAATGAAGGGCAGGCGACGCACTCGATTTATCATCCTGAGCAACTGCTTACGGGCGGACCCTGGGACTACTACTTGGTCGCGCCGTACTTTGCACCCAACGTCGCACCCGCCGACCTGCAGCACGTTCTCATGATTGGGCTTGGCGCGGGCACGGTGCCCAAGCAAATGACGCAGATCTACGGGCCGATTAAGATTGTCGGCGTTGAGATCGACCCCGAAATCGTGGAGATCGGGCGCAAGTTCTTTGACATGACGGAACCAAACCTCGAAGTGGTGGCGCAGGACGGCCGCTACTTTCTCATGACGGATGACCGCAAATACGACCTGATCGGCACCGATGCCTACCAGCAGCCGTACATCCCGTTTCAAATGACTACGAAAGAGTACTTCGAACATGTGCGGGACCGGCTGACTCCGAACGGGGTAGCCGTTATCAATGTCGGGCGCACGTCGACAGACTTTCGTTTGGTGCACACAATTGCCGGTACGATGAAGGCGGTCTTCCCAAACGTCTATATAATCGACATTCCGGGGACAATCAACAGCATTGTAGTTGCCACGAATCAGGCAAGCTCGCCGCAAGACTACCTGGAAAACATACAGCCCCTTCTTGTCAGCCAGGACGTGGACGACCGGCTGCGCATAGTACTCTCAGTGGCATCCGAGCATTACCGCGAACTCACGACGGTAGATACCCAGACGTTCACCGACGATTTGGCTCCGGTCGAGCAATTGATCCACACCATGATCCTCGACGTTGCACAGGGTGAGTAA
- the lgt gene encoding prolipoprotein diacylglyceryl transferase: MLIPSVITIHMDPVLVQLGPIALRWYGLMYVLGIMAGVWIIRKYANQCGINDDQINTLFWPAAIAGFLGGRIYYVIQQPLGPYLQQPWRILATWEGGMAFYGCIFGVVLALLITCWRTKIPHWRVLDAAALLALPAQGIGRIGNIVNGDVIGYPAELPWAVQYTHPATFAPSTSVTYHPAAIYELLGNVLIFAILWPLRHRLRTPGMVFALYLVGYSIAQIIIFIWRLNEIVIWELKQAQVTGIIVAAAGILLAIWLRQESRNRDAQTA, encoded by the coding sequence ATGCTGATACCCTCGGTCATCACCATCCACATGGATCCCGTATTGGTCCAGCTTGGCCCCATCGCGCTCCGCTGGTATGGCTTGATGTACGTGCTGGGGATCATGGCAGGTGTCTGGATCATTCGCAAGTACGCCAATCAGTGCGGTATCAATGACGATCAGATCAATACGCTCTTCTGGCCGGCGGCTATCGCAGGATTTCTGGGTGGGCGAATCTACTATGTCATCCAGCAACCCCTCGGCCCGTATCTGCAGCAACCTTGGCGCATCCTTGCCACCTGGGAAGGCGGCATGGCGTTTTATGGCTGCATCTTTGGTGTGGTGCTAGCGCTCTTGATTACATGCTGGCGGACCAAAATCCCACACTGGCGCGTACTCGATGCCGCCGCGCTGCTGGCGCTTCCCGCGCAAGGAATCGGCCGCATCGGCAACATCGTCAACGGTGATGTGATAGGCTATCCGGCGGAGTTACCTTGGGCCGTTCAATACACGCATCCGGCAACGTTTGCACCTAGTACTTCAGTTACTTACCATCCTGCAGCCATTTATGAGTTGCTGGGCAATGTGCTGATTTTCGCAATTCTCTGGCCGCTGCGGCATCGTCTCCGCACGCCCGGGATGGTATTCGCCCTCTATCTGGTGGGATATTCCATCGCACAGATCATCATTTTCATTTGGCGGCTGAATGAGATCGTCATTTGGGAACTGAAGCAAGCACAGGTAACCGGCATCATCGTCGCCGCCGCCGGCATCTTGCTGGCAATTTGGCTACGTCAGGAAAGTCGGAATAGAGACGCGCAAACAGCTTAA
- a CDS encoding aminotransferase class III-fold pyridoxal phosphate-dependent enzyme: MAQQTAVQFTESLDLFARAQDVIAGGSQTASKRPGAYAYGSYPIYASRARGSHIWDVDGNEYIDFVNGLGPIVLGYCYPEVDAAIAEQLNKGIIYGLLSPLEVAVADSLIDAVPAAEVVRFLKGGAEANNAAARIARAHTKREIILNNGYRGWSDGWNADRNDGGIPVALEPYVKSFRYNDLNHLADLFLAYDNKVAAVVLDAASLGKEPEPGYLQGLNDLAHSNGALVIYDEIVTGFRLAMGGAQEYFGVTPDLATFAKAMANGMPLAAVVGSREVMQTAADCMISITYGGEALSLAGAMATMNVMREKNVHEHLYRTGELLRDGINEAARRAGVALEAYGLAPIGGERFLDAKDAEEDALMWHFLLAGCAQRGLLIRRGGVNFITYSHTEDDVAQSVAAVEDTLHELRRAREGGSLARAASEAAATS, from the coding sequence ATGGCACAACAAACTGCAGTACAGTTCACAGAATCCCTGGACCTCTTTGCCCGCGCCCAGGACGTAATTGCCGGAGGCTCTCAGACGGCAAGTAAGCGGCCGGGCGCATATGCCTATGGCTCCTATCCAATTTACGCATCGCGCGCTCGCGGCTCCCACATTTGGGACGTTGACGGCAACGAATACATTGACTTCGTAAATGGGCTCGGCCCCATTGTTCTGGGATACTGCTACCCGGAAGTAGACGCCGCCATCGCCGAGCAACTCAACAAAGGCATCATCTACGGATTGCTGTCCCCACTGGAAGTGGCAGTAGCTGATAGCCTTATCGATGCCGTTCCTGCCGCGGAGGTAGTCCGCTTTCTCAAAGGCGGCGCCGAGGCGAACAACGCTGCTGCACGGATCGCCCGCGCGCACACCAAGCGCGAGATCATCCTCAACAACGGCTATCGCGGCTGGTCGGACGGTTGGAATGCCGATCGCAATGATGGCGGTATTCCAGTCGCGCTGGAGCCGTACGTGAAGTCATTCCGCTACAACGATCTCAACCACCTCGCGGATCTCTTTCTGGCTTACGACAACAAGGTGGCGGCAGTTGTCTTGGATGCGGCCTCCCTCGGCAAAGAGCCTGAGCCCGGTTATCTGCAGGGGCTAAACGACTTGGCCCACAGCAATGGCGCACTCGTCATCTATGATGAGATCGTGACCGGTTTTCGCCTTGCCATGGGTGGAGCGCAAGAGTACTTTGGCGTTACGCCGGATCTGGCTACTTTTGCGAAAGCCATGGCGAACGGCATGCCGCTCGCTGCTGTGGTCGGCAGCAGAGAGGTAATGCAAACGGCGGCGGACTGCATGATTAGCATTACCTACGGCGGCGAAGCGCTGTCGCTCGCCGGGGCGATGGCGACAATGAATGTCATGCGTGAAAAGAATGTGCACGAGCATCTCTACCGGACCGGCGAGCTGCTGCGAGACGGCATAAACGAAGCAGCACGACGCGCCGGCGTGGCCCTGGAAGCCTACGGTCTGGCCCCTATCGGCGGCGAGAGATTTCTCGACGCCAAAGACGCTGAAGAAGATGCACTCATGTGGCATTTCCTCCTCGCCGGTTGCGCCCAACGCGGCTTACTTATTCGTCGCGGCGGCGTAAACTTCATAACGTATTCTCACACTGAAGACGACGTTGCGCAGTCAGTTGCCGCGGTCGAGGATACCTTGCACGAGCTGCGCCGCGCGCGCGAGGGCGGCTCTCTGGCACGTGCCGCAAGCGAAGCTGCTGCCACGTCGTGA
- a CDS encoding carbon-nitrogen hydrolase family protein, which produces MSRNVRVAVCSTPLRVPDGSDAEKLAYNLDTAEELIVRAAERQADIACLPEVFHVKGISRAGEAGKWFEDVPGGPTFSRMSQIAQRYNINVVAPILAIEEGERRNLAMVFDRTGAYVGGYQKVHLTEVESDEWGIIPGRDWPVFDLDFGKIGITICYDVNFPEGFRILALQGAEIIFHPTVYGMYGEVGWEAVIKARAIDNCVYVCPVNNGIEDDAPWMPGMCLNRSSVIGPDGVFLADLGRYWGMAVAEIDLDRPRIVRSMGASGEANFREKMWEHRRPETYGKLSEHGHWVENGYPRETAAVVQATDKE; this is translated from the coding sequence ATGTCGCGAAATGTCCGAGTGGCTGTCTGTTCTACGCCACTCCGCGTGCCTGACGGCTCTGACGCCGAGAAGCTCGCGTACAACCTCGACACTGCAGAAGAACTCATCGTCCGCGCAGCAGAGCGTCAGGCTGATATTGCCTGCCTTCCCGAAGTCTTCCATGTGAAAGGCATCAGTAGGGCCGGTGAGGCCGGGAAGTGGTTTGAGGACGTGCCGGGTGGCCCAACTTTCAGCCGCATGTCCCAGATAGCTCAGCGGTACAACATCAACGTCGTAGCGCCCATCTTGGCCATCGAGGAGGGTGAACGCCGTAACTTGGCGATGGTCTTTGACCGAACAGGTGCATACGTCGGCGGGTACCAAAAAGTGCATCTCACAGAAGTTGAGAGTGACGAGTGGGGCATCATACCGGGACGCGATTGGCCGGTATTCGATCTTGACTTCGGCAAGATTGGGATCACGATTTGCTATGACGTGAACTTCCCTGAGGGATTTCGCATTCTTGCCCTGCAGGGCGCCGAGATCATCTTTCATCCTACCGTCTACGGCATGTATGGCGAGGTCGGTTGGGAAGCGGTCATCAAGGCACGTGCAATAGACAACTGTGTGTACGTATGTCCCGTAAACAACGGCATTGAAGATGACGCGCCCTGGATGCCCGGCATGTGCCTGAATCGGAGCAGTGTCATTGGGCCGGACGGCGTTTTTCTGGCGGACTTGGGCCGCTATTGGGGCATGGCGGTAGCCGAGATTGACTTGGACCGACCACGCATTGTTCGGAGCATGGGGGCGTCCGGTGAAGCAAATTTCCGGGAGAAGATGTGGGAACACCGTCGGCCCGAGACTTACGGAAAACTCTCAGAACACGGCCATTGGGTAGAGAACGGTTACCCGCGCGAGACAGCCGCTGTTGTCCAAGCAACGGATAAGGAGTAG
- the chrA gene encoding chromate efflux transporter, translating to MSKERRLREVVSYFFVLGCVAFGGPAAHVALMHRELVERKQWLTEQQFVDLWAATNLIPGPNSTEMAIHISSLRGGWRGLIGGGIAFILPAAAMVTALAWGYTTFGHLPQASWILYGVKPVVIAIVIHALIGLLGTAWRSIPLGALGLAAGALALFGINELLVLFGCGVLAAIVVSTQRRLPSIRGRFGQIAVPFAALGAASPFAKPLLAFPSLVLAPVAAPFGLVQLFLTFLKIGAVLYGSGYVLLAFLHGDFVEGLGWLSEEQLLDAVAVGQLTPGPLFTTASFIGYVVGLEYLGSIQGALLAGGLATVGIFLPSFLFVAAVNPWIPRLRESLFFSSVLDGVVSAAMGLMAAVAVFLGQAALIDIPTVAAAGLALVLLWRTKINSIWLIVGGASFGIVVQLALPYVVP from the coding sequence GTGAGCAAAGAGAGACGTCTGCGTGAGGTAGTGTCCTACTTCTTCGTGCTCGGGTGCGTTGCCTTTGGCGGGCCGGCCGCGCATGTGGCGCTGATGCACCGCGAGTTAGTGGAACGCAAGCAATGGCTCACGGAGCAACAGTTTGTTGACCTGTGGGCGGCCACGAACCTCATCCCCGGACCTAATTCCACTGAGATGGCGATCCACATCTCTTCGCTCCGCGGAGGCTGGCGCGGTCTCATTGGCGGCGGCATCGCCTTCATCCTGCCGGCGGCGGCCATGGTAACCGCTCTGGCGTGGGGATACACGACATTCGGCCACTTGCCGCAGGCGTCATGGATTCTCTATGGGGTCAAGCCGGTTGTCATTGCGATCGTCATCCACGCGTTGATTGGTCTCTTAGGCACAGCATGGCGCAGCATACCGCTGGGGGCGCTTGGGCTGGCCGCGGGGGCGCTCGCGCTGTTTGGCATAAACGAGCTTCTCGTGCTTTTTGGGTGCGGCGTGCTGGCGGCAATTGTTGTTTCAACGCAGCGCAGACTGCCGAGCATCAGAGGCAGATTCGGTCAGATCGCGGTACCATTCGCTGCTCTCGGCGCGGCCTCGCCATTTGCTAAGCCTCTTCTGGCATTCCCAAGCTTGGTGCTCGCCCCGGTTGCGGCGCCGTTCGGTCTCGTTCAGCTCTTCCTCACGTTTCTCAAGATCGGCGCCGTGTTGTACGGCAGTGGTTACGTGCTGCTGGCGTTCCTACATGGCGACTTTGTCGAGGGTCTCGGCTGGCTGAGTGAGGAGCAGTTGCTCGATGCCGTGGCTGTAGGACAGCTCACGCCCGGCCCGCTCTTCACGACCGCCTCCTTTATTGGGTATGTCGTTGGACTTGAGTATCTTGGCTCCATCCAAGGGGCGCTGTTGGCGGGTGGACTGGCTACCGTGGGCATATTCCTGCCTTCATTTCTGTTCGTAGCGGCAGTTAACCCCTGGATTCCGCGACTGCGAGAATCGTTGTTCTTTAGCTCCGTCCTCGACGGTGTCGTCAGTGCGGCGATGGGACTCATGGCCGCCGTGGCAGTTTTCCTCGGGCAGGCGGCACTCATTGACATTCCCACCGTCGCCGCTGCGGGCCTCGCCCTGGTGCTGCTGTGGCGCACGAAGATCAACTCAATCTGGCTAATTGTCGGTGGGGCGTCGTTCGGCATTGTGGTGCAATTGGCGCTGCCATACGTCGTACCGTAG